The proteins below are encoded in one region of Casimicrobium huifangae:
- a CDS encoding AAA family ATPase has protein sequence MQTIPESIDATQALLSSADYIADRELATTVFLALKMQRPLFLEGDAGVGKTEVAKALSGALGRELIRLQCYEGLDVSQAAYEWNVQRQLFAVRAREGALPEEVEATIYGPQYLIKRPLLRALESMTAASPVLLIDELDRADEPFEAYLLEVLSDFQLTIPELGTVRATTPPIVVITSNRTREIHDAIKRRCLYYWVDYPTLERELAIVRRKLPGVNERLSLQIVKFIQRLRREELFKLPGVAETIDWTRALTALDVLELSPQNIADTLGVLLKYQDDIAKLRTQIDSVLADASN, from the coding sequence ATGCAGACCATTCCTGAATCAATCGACGCCACCCAGGCGCTGCTGTCATCGGCCGACTACATCGCCGACCGCGAACTTGCTACAACCGTTTTTCTGGCGCTTAAGATGCAGCGCCCGCTGTTTCTTGAGGGTGATGCGGGCGTTGGCAAGACGGAAGTGGCAAAGGCGCTCTCAGGCGCGCTCGGGCGCGAGCTGATCCGCCTGCAATGCTATGAGGGGCTCGACGTATCGCAAGCCGCCTACGAGTGGAATGTGCAGCGTCAGTTGTTCGCGGTGCGTGCCCGCGAAGGCGCGTTGCCGGAGGAGGTGGAAGCCACCATCTACGGGCCGCAGTACCTGATCAAGCGCCCGTTGTTGCGCGCGCTGGAGAGCATGACTGCGGCGTCCCCGGTGCTTCTGATCGACGAGCTGGATCGCGCCGACGAGCCTTTCGAGGCTTATCTGCTTGAGGTGCTGTCGGACTTCCAGTTGACTATCCCTGAACTCGGTACAGTGCGGGCGACCACACCGCCCATCGTGGTGATTACTTCGAACCGTACGCGCGAGATTCACGATGCCATCAAGCGCCGCTGCCTGTATTACTGGGTGGACTATCCCACGCTTGAGCGAGAGCTGGCTATCGTGCGTCGCAAGCTGCCTGGCGTCAACGAGCGGTTGTCGTTGCAGATTGTGAAGTTCATCCAGCGCCTGCGCCGCGAAGAACTGTTCAAGTTGCCCGGGGTTGCCGAGACAATCGACTGGACGCGGGCATTGACGGCGCTGGATGTGCTGGAGCTGTCGCCGCAGAATATCGCCGATACCCTGGGAGTGCTGCTCAAGTACCAGGACGACATCGCAAAGTTGCGCACGCAGATCGATTCCGTGCTGGCGGATGCAAGTAATTAG
- a CDS encoding FAD binding domain-containing protein — translation MQAIQLHQPTSLANAAQLRSGSGDARFLAGGQSLLAAMKLGLNSATDLVNLAALPELAGVKVEGNSVVIGAMTRHADVAANADVKRLIPALAALAGGIGDRQVRNMGTLGGSIANADPAACYPAAVVGLGATVRTNKREIAADDFFRGFYETALAEDEIVTSVSFPVPQKAAYVKFKNPASRFALVGVFVAKTPGGARVAVTGAAGSVFRATAIEQALNGNWSAAAAKAVKVSADNLNSDLHASAEYRAHLIPVLASRAVAAAG, via the coding sequence ATGCAAGCTATTCAACTGCATCAACCGACTTCGCTGGCCAACGCAGCGCAATTGCGCAGCGGCTCCGGGGACGCACGCTTTCTGGCGGGCGGCCAAAGCCTGCTGGCGGCGATGAAACTGGGCCTCAACAGTGCAACTGATCTGGTCAACCTGGCAGCGCTGCCCGAGCTCGCTGGCGTGAAGGTGGAGGGCAACAGCGTCGTGATCGGCGCCATGACACGCCACGCCGATGTGGCTGCCAACGCCGACGTCAAGCGCCTCATTCCGGCGCTGGCGGCGCTGGCAGGTGGCATTGGCGACCGCCAGGTGCGCAACATGGGCACGCTCGGCGGCTCCATTGCCAACGCCGACCCGGCGGCATGCTATCCGGCCGCAGTCGTTGGTCTGGGCGCGACCGTGCGTACCAACAAGCGCGAGATCGCGGCCGATGACTTTTTCCGCGGCTTTTATGAAACGGCTCTGGCAGAAGACGAAATCGTGACCAGCGTGAGCTTTCCAGTGCCGCAGAAGGCAGCCTATGTGAAGTTCAAGAATCCAGCCTCGCGCTTTGCCCTGGTGGGCGTGTTTGTCGCGAAAACTCCTGGTGGCGCGCGCGTCGCCGTGACGGGGGCGGCAGGCTCGGTATTTCGGGCAACCGCTATCGAGCAGGCGCTCAACGGTAACTGGTCGGCCGCTGCTGCGAAGGCAGTCAAGGTAAGCGCCGACAACCTGAACAGCGATCTGCACGCAAGTGCAGAGTACCGCGCTCATTTGATTCCGGTACTGGCGTCTCGCGCGGTCGCCGCTGCTGGCTAG
- a CDS encoding xanthine dehydrogenase family protein molybdopterin-binding subunit codes for MKADGIGARVTRKEDHRFLTGNGQYTDDITLPHQSYAAFVRSPHAHATINSIDSKAAAAMPGVLAIFTGKDIAATGIGGLPCGWLINNKDGSPMKEPPHHILAVDKARYVGDQVAIVVAETLEQARAAAEAVEVDYGVLPAVVNTATASKAKASVHDAAADNVCYVWGHGDGAAVDKAIASAHKVSTLDIVNNRLIPNAIEPRAANAAYDKSSDSYTLYVANQNPHVERLLMCAFVLGIPEHKMRVVAPDVGGGFGSKIFLYAEETVLVWASKRVGRPIKWTADRMESFLSDAHGRDHVTRVQMAMDANGKFTGMKVITTANVGAYLSTFASCVPTILYATLLAGQYTTPAVYCEVTAVFTNTAPVDAYRGAGRPEATYVVERIVETAARDMGLDPAEIRRRNFITTFPYATPVGLTYDIGDYHACLEKAIKLADYAGFPARQAEAKARGKLRGIGFSSYIEACGLAPSNVAGALGARAGLFEAGEVRVHPTGKVTVFTGSHSHGQGHETTFAQVVADKLGIPMDDVDIQHGDTGKVLFGMGTYGSRSLAVGGTAIVKAVDKVIAKGKKIAAHLLEAADTDIEFKDGVFKVAGTDKNVPFANVALSAYVPHNYPLDKLEPGLNENAFYDPTNFTYPAGTHICEVEIDPDTGKTEIVKFTAVDDFGNIINPMIVEGQVHGGLAQGIGQALLEGCVYDNESGQLLTATYMDYAMPRADDLPNFTVDTHVTPCTHNPLGVKGCGEAGAIGSPAALMNAITHAVGARDIAMPATPERVWRAIQANA; via the coding sequence ATGAAAGCAGACGGCATCGGCGCCCGCGTTACCCGCAAGGAAGATCACCGCTTTCTCACCGGCAACGGGCAATACACCGACGACATCACGCTGCCGCATCAGAGCTATGCGGCCTTTGTGCGCTCGCCACATGCGCATGCCACCATCAACAGCATCGACAGCAAGGCGGCGGCAGCGATGCCCGGCGTGTTGGCGATCTTCACCGGCAAGGACATCGCGGCCACCGGTATTGGCGGCCTGCCCTGCGGCTGGCTGATCAACAACAAGGACGGCTCGCCGATGAAAGAGCCGCCGCATCACATCCTCGCCGTCGACAAGGCCCGTTACGTCGGTGATCAGGTCGCCATCGTGGTGGCCGAGACCCTGGAGCAGGCGAGAGCTGCCGCCGAGGCGGTGGAAGTGGACTATGGCGTACTGCCGGCGGTGGTCAATACTGCCACTGCTTCCAAGGCAAAGGCCTCGGTGCACGATGCCGCTGCCGACAATGTCTGCTACGTGTGGGGGCATGGCGACGGCGCCGCGGTGGACAAGGCCATCGCGTCAGCCCACAAGGTGTCCACGCTGGATATCGTCAACAACCGCTTGATTCCCAACGCCATCGAGCCGCGCGCAGCAAATGCTGCCTACGACAAGTCGAGCGACAGCTACACGCTCTACGTCGCCAACCAGAACCCGCACGTCGAACGCCTGCTGATGTGCGCCTTTGTGCTCGGTATTCCCGAGCACAAGATGCGGGTGGTAGCGCCGGACGTCGGCGGTGGATTTGGCTCGAAGATCTTCCTTTACGCCGAGGAAACGGTGCTGGTCTGGGCCTCCAAACGTGTCGGTCGCCCGATCAAGTGGACGGCAGACCGGATGGAATCCTTCCTCTCCGATGCGCATGGTCGCGACCATGTGACGCGCGTGCAGATGGCGATGGACGCCAACGGCAAGTTCACCGGCATGAAGGTCATCACCACAGCGAACGTCGGGGCCTACCTTTCCACCTTTGCATCCTGCGTGCCGACGATCCTTTATGCCACGCTGCTTGCGGGTCAGTACACCACGCCAGCGGTCTACTGCGAGGTCACGGCGGTGTTTACCAACACAGCGCCGGTGGATGCCTACCGCGGCGCCGGGCGGCCGGAGGCCACCTATGTTGTCGAGCGCATCGTCGAGACGGCGGCGCGTGACATGGGACTCGACCCGGCCGAGATTCGCCGCCGCAACTTCATCACCACCTTCCCGTACGCTACGCCGGTGGGCCTGACATACGATATTGGCGACTATCACGCCTGTCTGGAAAAGGCGATCAAACTCGCAGATTACGCCGGCTTCCCGGCGCGTCAGGCCGAAGCAAAGGCGCGCGGCAAACTGCGCGGCATTGGCTTCTCCAGTTACATCGAGGCCTGCGGACTTGCGCCGTCCAACGTCGCCGGCGCGCTGGGCGCCCGCGCTGGCCTGTTCGAAGCGGGCGAGGTGCGTGTCCATCCCACCGGCAAGGTGACGGTGTTCACCGGATCGCATTCGCATGGCCAGGGTCACGAGACGACCTTTGCGCAGGTGGTGGCCGACAAGCTGGGCATACCGATGGATGACGTTGACATCCAGCACGGTGATACCGGCAAGGTACTGTTCGGCATGGGAACTTACGGCAGCCGCTCTCTCGCGGTCGGCGGTACGGCCATCGTGAAGGCGGTCGACAAGGTCATCGCCAAGGGCAAGAAGATCGCCGCTCATCTGCTGGAGGCTGCCGACACTGACATCGAATTCAAGGATGGCGTGTTCAAGGTGGCAGGTACCGACAAGAACGTACCGTTTGCCAACGTCGCGCTGAGTGCCTACGTGCCGCACAACTATCCGCTCGACAAGCTGGAACCGGGACTGAACGAAAACGCGTTCTACGACCCGACCAACTTCACCTACCCGGCCGGCACCCACATTTGCGAGGTGGAGATTGACCCGGATACCGGCAAGACCGAGATCGTCAAGTTCACCGCCGTCGATGACTTCGGCAACATCATCAATCCCATGATCGTCGAAGGTCAGGTGCACGGCGGTCTCGCCCAGGGTATCGGTCAGGCGCTGCTGGAAGGTTGCGTTTACGACAATGAGAGCGGGCAGCTGCTGACGGCGACCTACATGGACTACGCAATGCCGCGTGCCGACGATCTGCCGAATTTCACGGTGGACACGCATGTGACGCCGTGTACGCACAATCCGCTTGGCGTAAAAGGTTGTGGTGAGGCTGGCGCCATCGGCTCACCGGCCGCGCTCATGAACGCCATCACGCACGCCGTGGGCGCCCGCGACATCGCGATGCCCGCTACGCCGGAACGCGTCTGGCGCGCCATCCAGGCCAACGCCTGA
- a CDS encoding (2Fe-2S)-binding protein, giving the protein MTVNVNMKVNGKSVTADVAASTTLVEFIREHLRLTGTHVGCNTAQCGACTVHVNGRAVKSCNMLAAQAAGADVTTIEGLAAANGDMHPMQAAFKEHHGLQCGFCTPGMVMSACELKGKMPNATDEQIREALDGNICRCTGYQNIVKAVKAGLAA; this is encoded by the coding sequence ATGACCGTTAACGTCAACATGAAGGTGAATGGCAAGTCGGTAACTGCCGATGTCGCCGCGTCCACCACGCTGGTCGAGTTCATCCGCGAACACCTGCGGCTGACCGGTACCCATGTCGGCTGCAATACTGCCCAGTGTGGTGCCTGTACTGTCCACGTCAACGGCCGCGCCGTGAAGTCCTGCAACATGCTCGCGGCCCAGGCGGCTGGCGCTGATGTCACCACCATCGAAGGTCTGGCGGCAGCCAATGGCGACATGCATCCGATGCAGGCCGCGTTCAAGGAGCATCACGGCCTGCAGTGCGGTTTCTGTACGCCCGGCATGGTGATGAGTGCCTGTGAGCTGAAGGGCAAGATGCCCAACGCCACCGACGAGCAGATTCGCGAGGCGCTCGACGGCAACATTTGCCGCTGCACCGGCTATCAGAACATCGTCAAGGCCGTCAAAGCCGGTCTGGCCGCGTAG
- a CDS encoding sigma-54-dependent Fis family transcriptional regulator, with the protein MFAPQSPLSPASPGAIGTYHADSHAMVIETSWDRSRRAGLRTHESQDFHALATTDLRLLREQNTELMRHAAPVMETLHQQIIDTDSMVVLTDAKGVVLHSIGDDSFEQQAAKVALRPGVNWGEAQKGTNAIGTSIHERAPVVVHANEHFLTANHGLTCSAAPIFAPAGDLLGVLDVTGDYRGFHKHTMGLVRMSAQMIENTLFRRTYFGQLIVAFHARAEFIGTLMEGLLAIAPDGRILAANRSACLQTELSLSSIRTHTALSLLRRAPSELFELAYLAINKPLQCVLPSGVRIFAVPATTSTRTYAAAAREETSAAPPERATRADAPVAPTATKPAAVRPDAPTQTLPQANFDDLDSGDAQVASVIARLRRVAATDVSILLEAETGAGKEWFSLAIHRASARRDGPFVAINCAAVPEGLIESELFGYEDGAFTGARRKGHQGKLLQAHGGTLFLDEIGDMPLAMQARLLRVLQERVVTPLGSGKAIPVDVRLVCATHKRLRDLIKVGGFRDDLYYRLNGLTVRLPALRERSDLREIVSRLLHAQGGPQWRLAPDVWALVMQHQWPGNLRQLSNVLATAMAIAAPVTVIGREHLPDDFLDDVAELNSGSGSAANIAPPINASRTVSANAAASLDDLALDAMQRALARHHGNLSAAARELGVSRNTLYRKLPKDLLRPASP; encoded by the coding sequence ATGTTCGCGCCGCAATCACCGCTGTCACCCGCATCGCCCGGCGCCATTGGCACCTATCATGCAGATTCGCATGCGATGGTGATCGAAACCTCATGGGACCGCAGCCGCCGTGCCGGCCTGCGCACGCACGAGTCGCAGGATTTCCACGCGCTCGCCACCACTGATTTGCGTCTGCTGCGCGAGCAGAACACCGAGCTGATGCGTCACGCCGCACCGGTGATGGAGACGCTGCACCAGCAGATCATCGATACCGACAGCATGGTGGTGCTGACCGACGCCAAGGGCGTGGTGCTGCATTCGATTGGTGACGACAGTTTCGAGCAGCAGGCGGCCAAGGTGGCGCTGCGGCCCGGAGTCAACTGGGGTGAGGCGCAGAAGGGCACCAACGCCATCGGTACTTCCATCCACGAGCGGGCGCCGGTGGTCGTGCACGCCAATGAACATTTCCTGACCGCCAATCACGGCCTTACCTGCTCGGCCGCGCCGATCTTCGCGCCGGCTGGCGATCTGCTCGGCGTGCTCGACGTGACTGGCGACTATCGTGGCTTCCACAAGCACACGATGGGTCTGGTGCGCATGAGCGCGCAGATGATCGAGAACACGCTGTTCCGCCGCACCTACTTCGGTCAGCTCATCGTCGCCTTCCACGCGCGCGCCGAGTTCATCGGCACCTTGATGGAGGGTCTGCTCGCCATCGCGCCGGATGGCCGTATCCTTGCCGCCAACCGCAGCGCCTGCCTGCAGACCGAGCTCTCGCTCTCGTCAATCCGCACCCACACCGCGCTGTCGCTGCTGCGGCGTGCCCCGTCCGAATTGTTCGAGCTGGCGTACCTGGCGATCAACAAACCGCTGCAATGCGTGCTGCCGAGCGGTGTGCGCATCTTTGCCGTGCCTGCCACCACTTCCACGCGGACCTACGCGGCCGCAGCGCGGGAAGAAACTTCCGCAGCGCCGCCTGAACGGGCCACGCGCGCCGACGCGCCAGTCGCCCCGACCGCCACGAAACCAGCGGCCGTCAGGCCGGATGCGCCGACACAGACGTTGCCACAGGCCAACTTCGATGATCTCGACTCCGGTGACGCCCAGGTCGCCAGTGTCATCGCCCGCCTGCGTCGGGTTGCGGCGACCGATGTCAGCATCCTGCTCGAAGCAGAAACCGGTGCCGGCAAGGAGTGGTTCTCGCTCGCCATTCATCGTGCCTCAGCGCGGCGGGACGGCCCGTTCGTCGCCATCAACTGTGCGGCCGTGCCGGAAGGGCTGATCGAATCCGAGCTATTCGGCTACGAAGACGGCGCGTTCACCGGCGCCCGCCGTAAGGGGCATCAGGGCAAGCTGTTGCAAGCCCACGGCGGCACCCTTTTCCTCGATGAGATTGGCGACATGCCGCTTGCCATGCAGGCGCGGCTGCTGCGTGTGCTGCAGGAGCGTGTCGTCACGCCACTCGGCAGCGGCAAGGCGATTCCGGTCGATGTCCGACTGGTGTGCGCCACCCACAAGCGGCTGCGCGATCTGATCAAGGTCGGCGGCTTCCGCGACGATCTGTACTACCGGCTGAACGGTTTGACCGTGCGGCTGCCGGCGCTGCGGGAGCGCAGCGATCTGCGCGAAATAGTCTCCCGCCTGTTACACGCCCAGGGTGGTCCGCAATGGCGACTGGCGCCGGATGTGTGGGCGCTGGTGATGCAGCATCAGTGGCCCGGCAATCTGCGCCAGCTCTCCAATGTGCTGGCCACCGCGATGGCGATCGCCGCGCCCGTCACGGTCATCGGCCGTGAGCATCTGCCAGACGACTTCCTCGACGATGTCGCGGAGTTGAATTCGGGCAGCGGCAGCGCGGCCAATATCGCCCCACCAATCAACGCGAGCCGCACGGTTAGCGCCAATGCTGCCGCGTCGCTCGACGATCTCGCGCTGGACGCCATGCAGCGTGCGCTCGCCCGCCATCATGGCAACCTTTCCGCTGCAGCGCGTGAGCTTGGCGTCAGCCGCAATACGCTCTACCGCAAGCTGCCGAAAGACCTGCTACGGCCAGCCTCCCCCTGA
- a CDS encoding DUF3833 domain-containing protein, which produces MNTVPTRRQLLLGTAAASLLALAGCASPQIADYAAEKPVLDLREYFNGKIEAHGVFRDRNGLVKRRFVVAMDCRWDGDDGVLDEQFVYSDGERQRRVWRLKHLGDGRYSGRADDVVGVADGSARGNAFRWQYTLRLPVDGKEYEVQFDDWMYLIDDRVMLNHATMSKFGIKLGEVQLSFHRPR; this is translated from the coding sequence ATGAATACCGTTCCCACCCGTCGCCAATTGCTGCTTGGCACTGCCGCCGCTTCGCTGCTGGCATTGGCAGGCTGCGCGTCGCCGCAGATCGCCGACTATGCGGCCGAAAAGCCGGTGCTCGATCTGCGCGAATATTTCAACGGCAAGATCGAGGCGCACGGCGTGTTCCGCGACCGCAATGGTCTGGTCAAACGCCGCTTCGTGGTGGCAATGGACTGCCGCTGGGATGGCGACGATGGGGTGCTCGACGAACAGTTCGTGTACAGCGACGGCGAGCGACAGCGCCGCGTCTGGCGATTGAAGCACTTGGGCGATGGTCGCTATAGCGGACGCGCCGACGATGTGGTCGGCGTGGCCGATGGCAGCGCGCGTGGCAATGCCTTTCGCTGGCAGTACACCCTGCGCCTGCCAGTTGATGGCAAGGAGTACGAAGTGCAGTTTGACGACTGGATGTATCTGATCGACGACCGCGTGATGCTGAATCACGCCACCATGAGCAAGTTCGGCATCAAGCTCGGCGAGGTGCAGCTGTCGTTTCACCGCCCGCGCTGA
- a CDS encoding MFS transporter codes for MTVATGSIVRYGALGLPLAFVALPLHVQWANVAASTWALPLGMIGGLLLAVRALDAVVDPWLGRVMDRVFAAQRAWLVAAFATSLVVAGFALLFSSPPSFVRGETDLTIAWAAAALALTYLGYSAAQIVHQAWGARWGGDAAQRARIVAGREAFALVGVVSATVLPAVMGWPGLSALLAALAVIALVMLRGVRTPASAASTLPATQLAAVASTSARGTQSPWRLPAFRQLMLVYVISGFAAAVPANLVIFYIRDRLLASAWEPAFLFAYFAAAALSMPLWTRLAGRYGLVRCWAGSMALATASFAGAAWLSTGHEWLFLAVCIGSGIALGAELIAPAALLAGVLQRSGGGYGGEGAWFGWWTFASKFNLALAAGVALPLVAQLGYTPGGREASAVQALALVYGVLPCVVKLVSLGLLLALGRELEPPAGSPNHRSTLANEVSSP; via the coding sequence GTGACTGTCGCGACCGGAAGCATCGTCCGCTACGGCGCGCTCGGGCTGCCTCTGGCGTTCGTTGCCCTGCCCCTGCATGTGCAGTGGGCAAATGTGGCGGCGAGCACGTGGGCGTTGCCACTGGGCATGATCGGTGGCCTGCTGCTGGCGGTGCGCGCGCTTGATGCTGTGGTGGACCCGTGGCTCGGCCGTGTCATGGACCGGGTGTTTGCGGCGCAGCGCGCCTGGCTGGTCGCCGCCTTCGCAACGTCACTGGTGGTGGCAGGCTTTGCACTTTTGTTCTCCAGCCCGCCGTCGTTTGTTCGGGGCGAAACTGACCTGACCATTGCTTGGGCCGCTGCAGCGTTGGCCTTGACCTACCTTGGCTACAGCGCTGCGCAGATCGTGCATCAAGCGTGGGGCGCGCGCTGGGGTGGCGATGCAGCGCAGCGCGCTCGTATCGTGGCCGGGCGCGAAGCGTTTGCACTGGTCGGCGTGGTGTCGGCCACGGTGCTGCCCGCAGTGATGGGTTGGCCGGGCTTGAGCGCACTGCTTGCCGCGCTGGCGGTGATTGCACTGGTCATGTTGCGCGGCGTGCGCACGCCTGCATCTGCTGCCTCAACGCTGCCGGCGACGCAACTGGCTGCGGTTGCGTCTACGTCTGCCCGCGGCACACAGTCGCCGTGGCGGCTGCCAGCCTTTCGCCAGCTGATGCTGGTGTACGTGATCAGTGGGTTCGCCGCCGCCGTGCCCGCGAATCTGGTCATCTTCTACATCCGCGACCGCCTGCTGGCGAGTGCGTGGGAGCCGGCGTTTCTGTTTGCCTACTTCGCCGCTGCGGCGCTGTCGATGCCGTTGTGGACGCGTCTCGCCGGTCGCTATGGATTGGTGCGCTGCTGGGCGGGCAGCATGGCCCTGGCAACGGCCAGCTTCGCCGGCGCGGCGTGGCTCAGCACCGGCCATGAGTGGCTGTTCCTCGCCGTCTGCATCGGCAGTGGCATCGCGTTGGGGGCCGAACTGATCGCGCCGGCTGCGCTGCTGGCCGGGGTGCTGCAACGGAGCGGCGGCGGTTATGGCGGCGAGGGGGCATGGTTTGGCTGGTGGACGTTCGCCAGCAAATTCAATCTCGCGCTTGCTGCAGGCGTGGCGCTGCCGCTGGTCGCGCAGCTTGGCTACACACCTGGTGGGCGCGAAGCGTCAGCCGTCCAGGCGCTGGCGCTGGTTTACGGCGTGCTGCCCTGCGTGGTGAAACTGGTTTCCCTTGGTCTGCTGCTGGCGCTTGGTCGCGAACTCGAGCCACCCGCGGGCTCACCCAATCATCGTTCAACGCTTGCGAATGAGGTTTCTTCACCATGA
- a CDS encoding chalcone isomerase family protein: protein MNKGRSNPVRGRRDCMVRVAALPVAMLVLPQGSTAQTAQATPGGGEQPPDEVRRRRPAARLSGRGTLRFLGLHIYDALLWVENAIDSGNYAAHPLALELRYARSLYGSLIAERSLREMERAGPIPAIQSERWLAFMREAFPDVGAGDRITGLWNPADETSEFVINGKAGKALRDRAFGERFFGIWLGNSTSEPALRQALLGRKAP, encoded by the coding sequence ATGAACAAAGGCAGAAGTAACCCCGTCCGAGGCCGCCGCGACTGCATGGTTCGGGTGGCTGCATTGCCAGTTGCCATGCTGGTGCTCCCGCAAGGCTCGACTGCGCAGACCGCGCAAGCCACACCGGGTGGCGGCGAGCAACCGCCAGATGAAGTGCGCCGGCGTCGCCCCGCAGCGCGACTGTCGGGACGCGGTACCTTGCGCTTTCTTGGGTTGCACATCTACGACGCGCTGCTGTGGGTGGAGAACGCCATCGACAGCGGCAACTACGCGGCGCATCCGCTGGCGCTGGAACTGCGTTATGCCCGATCGCTGTACGGATCGCTGATAGCGGAGCGCTCGCTGCGCGAGATGGAACGCGCCGGTCCGATCCCGGCCATACAGTCGGAGCGCTGGCTGGCCTTCATGCGCGAAGCCTTCCCCGATGTGGGTGCGGGCGACCGCATCACCGGGTTGTGGAACCCGGCGGACGAGACGTCCGAATTTGTCATCAACGGCAAAGCGGGCAAAGCCTTGCGTGATCGCGCGTTTGGTGAACGCTTCTTCGGCATCTGGCTGGGCAACAGTACGTCCGAACCGGCGTTGCGACAGGCGTTGCTGGGGCGCAAGGCGCCGTGA
- a CDS encoding nuclear transport factor 2 family protein, producing the protein MSEATTPASIGLPPLVERYNALRVDTLRELLACYAEQAHFKDPFNDVVGRAEIDRIFRHMFATLEQPTFVIGNALAGNRDAMLRWEFRFGLSGKSYLVPGSTALAFDDSGRVIDHVDYWDPTETVWAHLPLVGAPVRWLRRRFSSAHFERG; encoded by the coding sequence ATGAGCGAGGCCACCACACCGGCGTCGATAGGGCTGCCACCGCTCGTCGAGCGCTACAACGCGCTGCGGGTGGACACACTGCGCGAGCTGCTGGCTTGCTACGCCGAGCAGGCGCACTTCAAGGACCCATTCAACGATGTCGTCGGCCGCGCCGAAATTGACCGCATCTTCCGCCACATGTTCGCCACACTTGAGCAGCCGACTTTCGTGATCGGCAATGCGCTGGCCGGTAATCGCGATGCGATGCTGCGCTGGGAGTTCCGCTTCGGGCTGAGTGGCAAATCGTATCTGGTGCCCGGCAGCACAGCGCTCGCATTTGATGACAGTGGCCGTGTGATTGACCATGTCGACTATTGGGACCCGACCGAAACAGTCTGGGCTCATCTGCCGCTGGTTGGAGCACCAGTGCGCTGGCTGCGGCGCCGGTTTTCATCAGCGCACTTTGAGCGTGGCTGA